The Subtercola sp. PAMC28395 genome segment ACCGGATGCTCGAACTGGCCGAATCGCTGCTCGCGCGCATCACCGCGGGGCAGCGCGTCGCCGTCGCCACCGTGACCCGGATCGACGGCAGCGCCCCGCGCAGCCTCGGAACAGCCATGGCCGTCGATGAGTCGGGTTCGGTGATCGGAAGCATCTCCGGCGGTTGTGTCGAGGGAGCCGTCTACGAGGCGTGCCAGGAGGTGCTGCTCACCGGGGAGCCCAGGATCGAAGAATTCGGGTACAGCGATGACGACGCGTTCGCCGTCGGCCTGGCCTGCGGCGGTCACATCGAGGTGCTCGTCCAGGTCATCGACTCCGCCTCTCCGGCCCCGCTCCTGGCCGAATTGGCGGCGGCAGCCGAGGGGCAGCCTTCCGGGCTGGCCCTCGTCGTTAGCGGCGACTCGCCTGCTGACGGTGCGGTTGCCGATAGCGCACCCGGCGATAGCGCACCCGCCGACAGCGCACCCGGCGACAGCGCACCCGCCGACAGCGACCGGGGCGGCAGCGCACTGGGTGACAGTGCGCGGGGCTACAGTGCGCTCGGCGCGATTCTCGGGGGCGGCTCTCCATCGTCGCTCGGGGGCAGGCTCTCGCCGACGACCGCCCGTCGGCTTCTCGCTGAGCTCGCCTCGCGGATCTCGACCGGCCGCACAGGCCGAGTGACGGTCGACTGCGACGAAGGCCCCCTCGACGTGCTCTTCACCGTGCGGGCAACCCCACCCCGCATGATCATCTTCGGCGCCGTCGACTTCTCGTCAGCGCTCTCGGCGGCCGCCGCCCTGTTGGGCTACCGGGTGACGATCTGCGATGCCAGGCCCGTGTTCGCCACCGCCGCCCGCTTTCCGGCTGCGTCTGAGGTGATCGTCGAGTGGCCCTCGGACTACTTGGCGCGCACCGAGGTCGACGCCCGAACCGTCGTGTGCGTGCTCACGCACGACGACAAGTTCGACGTGCCGTTGCTCGAGGTCGCACTGCGACTGCCAATTGCCTACGTCGGAGCGATGGGTTCGCGAAAGACACATGAACGCCGGCTGGCGGCGCTCAGGCAGAGCCTCTCCGCGACTGAGCTCGCTGCCCTGCATTCACCGATCGGCCTCGACCTGGGCGCGAGTTCTCCTGAGGAGACCGCCGTGTCGATCCTGGCCGAGGTGTTGGCAGCGAAGAATGGGGCGTCAGGTCGACGGCTCGCCCAGACAGACGGCCCGATCCACCGCTATTCCGGGGCAGACCAGGCGGTCCATGCCGTAACAGGCATATAACCGGGTGCCCGGTTCAGCCCTGCAGCATTCGCCACACCCTGTCGCGTGACAGCGGCAGCTCGTACGGCCTGATACCCACAGCGTTGCGCACCGCGTTTGCCAGTGCGGGGGCCACCGGATTGAACGGTGCCTCACTCATGGACTTGGCGCCGTACGGCCCCAGGTCATCGGCTGTCGACGTGAAATAGACCTCCGTGGGCGGCAGATCCGCCATCTGCGGCAGGTGGTAGTTGCGGAACACGCGCGTCTTGACGGTGCCGTCGGGGCCGATCTTCAGCTCCTCGTACATCGACGTTCCGATGCCCTGGGCCACCCCTCCCTCGATCTGGCCACGGCACTGCTCGGGGTTGATCACGAAACCGGCGTCGGCGGCCTGAATCGACTGGAGAATACGGATGTCTCCGGTCAGGGTGTTGACCGCGACCCGGAAGGCCTGCACGTTGAAGCAGATCGAGCGGTGGTCACCCGCGTGAGAGCCGGTGGCGGTGATCCCTGTGGGAGTCGATTCGACGACGGCCACGGCGCCCTCGAAGGGTTCGCCCTCTGGGGCGTCGTTGAAGACCACGGTAGATGGTTGTGCGACAGTTTCAGGCGTTGCCTCCGCGCCCGGCAACGTTGCGGTTGCGGTGGCGAGCTCGGCGAGGGAGAGGGAACGGGTGCCGGTCGTGAGGCCGTGGGAATCGAGCATCCATTCGCCTGCGGCAACGCCGGTGAGCGACTCGGCGACCTCGCAGAGGCGCCCGGCCAGCGCGGCTGCTGCGGCGAGCGATGCCTTGCCCGCGACGACCGTGCCCGCCGAACCGAAGGCGCCGGTGTCGTAAGGCACGAGGTCGGTGTCGGATTGGCGCACGGTGATGCGGTCAGCCGTGGTGTTCAGTGCGGTGGCGGCGAGCTGAGCGTGCACGGTCGTGGTGCCGTTGCCGAACTCCGAGGTGCCGACGTTCAGGGTGTATTCGCCGAGCGGGCTGAGGGTGATGGATGCTTCGGCGAAGTGGCCGCGGGGCGGGATCGTGGCGATCATCGAGGCCGCCATGCCCTCGCCGATGCGCCACTCGGCCCCGGTGGGCGCTTCGACGCCGTTGCCTGTGGTGAGGGCCCGTTCGGCGAGGTCGAGGCACTGGTCGAGCCCGTAGCTGCCGCCGAAACTCAGGTCGTCTCCCTCGACGTGCGTGATCACAAGGGGGTCGTTCGGGCCGACCGCGTTGAGGCGCCGCAGCTCGAAGGGGTTCATTCCGAGGCGGATGGCCAGGTCATCCATCGCCGATTCGACGGCGAAGATCACCTGGCCGAGGCCGTAACCCCGGAACGCGCCGGAGGGCATGTTGTTCGTGTAGACCGCTTCGGCGTCGACGCGCTTGTTGGGGGAGTTGTAGAGGCTGATCGACTCGGAGCAGCTGTGGTACATGACGCCGGGGCCGTGGTTGCCGTACGCGCCGGTGTCAGAGAGCACCTTCACGGCGAAGGCGGTGAGCCTGCCGGTGGATGATGCACCGAGGGTGACGCTGACGGCCATCGGGTGGCGGCAGGGCACGACGGTCAGCTCGTCGGTGCGGGTCATCTCGTACTGCACGGGCCGGCCGGTCTTCAGCACGGCGAGGGCGACGAGGTCTTCGGTCTGGATCTCCTGTTTGCTGCCGAAGCCGCCGCCGACGCGGGCGGTGAAGACCCGGATCGCGTCGAGCTCCAGGTCGAAGAGGCGCGAGAGCTCCTTCTGCACGAGGAACGGCACCTGGGAGCTCGAGCGGAGCACCAGGCGGCCGTCGTCGTCGACCCAGCCGATGGAGGCGTGGGTTTCGAGGGCTGCCGCCGAGATGCGCTGGGTCTGCCAGGTACCGCTGACGGTGACGTCGGCTTCGGCGAGTCCCTGGGCCACGTCGCCGTACTCGCCGTGCATCGCTGCCACGAGGTTGGCTGACGGGTCGGCGATGCGGGCTTCTTCGGCGTCTTTGTCGGCGTGGAGGAGCGGGGTTCCGGGGGTTGTCGCCAGGGCGGGGTTGAAGTTTGCGGGCAGAACCTCGTAGACGACGTCGAGCAGGCGGCATGCCTCTTCGGCGATACCGACCGATTCGGCGACGACAACGGCGACCCGCTGGCCCATGAATCGCACAACCGAGTCGAGCACGCGAGTGTCATCGGGGTCGTCGGTGCGGTTCTCGTGGCGGGCCGTGGAGAAGTACTTCTCTGGTGCGTCATGGTGGGTGAGCACGGCGACCACGCCGGGCAGGTTCTCGGCGGCGGCGGTGTCGATCGAGACGATGCGGGCGTGGGCGTGCGGGCTTCTCAGAACGACGAGGTGCAGCAGCCCCGGCACGGCTACGTCGAGGGTGTAGCGCTCCTGGCCCGTGACGATGCGGGCGCCGGCGGGGGCTCGCTCGGAGGTGCCGACCGAGGGGGAGGGTGCCGGGTTCTCGGCGTGCTGGGCAAAGTCGTCGAGAGTGGCGGGCTGACCAAGCGCGGCGGGGGCCCCGGGTGTGGCGTCTTCGGTGGATGCTGCGCCTTCGCCGGGCATCTCCTTGCCGCTGAGCGGGCGCAGCCGACGGATCTCGCCGAGCCTCGGGGTGGGTGCTTGCGTGTGGTTCTCTGTCGACTTCTCGGTCACGTTCGTCACGCCGTGGAACGCGTCGTGGATCGAACGATAGCCCGTGCAGCGGCAGAGGTTGTTCTTCAACAGTCGCGGCAGTTCGGCAGGGTCGGTGAGTCTCTCGTCAGCGTCAGCCTTGTCTGCCTCGGCGGCGATGGCGGTCGCCGTGACGACCATGCCCGCCGTGCAGAAACCGCACTGGAATCCGGCGGCATCGACGAATTTCTGTTGCACCGGGCTCAGGTGCTCCAATGTGCCGAGCCCTGCCGCCGTGGTCACCTCATGCCCCTCGATGCGGTGGGCCGGGTACACGCACGAGTGAACCGGTGTGCCGTCGACCAGCACAGAGCATGCGCCGCAGTCGCCGGTGTCGCAGCCCTTCTTGACCTCGAAGTGCTCGTTCTCACGCAGCAGGGTGCGCAGCACCTGGCCGGCCCGGGGGGCAGCCTCGATCTCTGACCCGTTGACGACGAATTTCATGACAGCTCCTCCCGGATCTCTTCGGCGAGCACTGCGGCAACGCCCCGGCGCCAGTCGGCAGCGCCGTGAGCGTCGCTGAACCACTCGGTGATGGCGAGGACATCGGCCTTCAGAGTTTCTGCCGAGGGCAGCGAGGCGTAGCGCAGCTGAATGGGGCGAACCGTGCCGCCGGTGACGGTCAGCACGAAGGAGTCATCCTTGTCGACGCGCCCGAGAATCACGAGACCCGAGCGGCCGATCGGTGAGAGGGCGATCTTGCGGAACGCCACGCGCGCTTCAAGGGAGTGTATTGGGAGCGTGATCGAACGCAGAACGTCGCCGGGGTTCAGCGCCGTGGTCTTGTTGCCGGTGATGAAGTCGGTAACGGGCATCCGTTGCTCTGTGCCGTCGGCCAGCCAGACCAGCGCCTCGCCGTCGAGGGCAGCTGCGAGGGAGGTCATGGGGCCTGCGGGGAGAGCCGCACAGAGGTTGCCGCCGACGGTCGCGACGTTCCAGACCTTGAATCCGGCCAGAAAGGCGGTGCAGCACTGGTAGAACGCCGGATGCGCGTTCCAGCCCGGTTGCGACGGAAACGTCGAGAGCTCGGCTACCGTGCAGGTCGCTGCGATCTCGAGCCCGTCGTCGACGACGGTGAGCGACGGCCATCCGAGCGTCATCAGGTCGACGAGCCCGGTGAGGTGGTCTTGGGGCTCGCCGTAGAGCGCAGAGCCGCCGGCCAGCGGCACGACGGTCGGGCCCAGAGCCGACAGGTCTGCGCGACTTCTCGCAAGCGAGACCTCGGTGACGGTATTGAGATCCACGGTGCCCTTTCTGCGGGTGCCGCCGTTCGTGGCGCCCTCATCGCAGTGCGGCGATGTTGCTCCAGTGAACACCACAAAAGTGTCGGGCGTGTAAACCGCCGGTCGATCGTCAGCCGGCGCGATTCATCTCGACGGCGATTCGTTTGGTGAGTTCGTCGAGTTCATCGAGCACTTGGGTCGCACCCCAGACCTTGTCGCGCTGGCGGTTCGTGACCTGGTGAATGATTCCGGCGGCTTCGAGTCGCTCCATTGCCGCGTAGATGCTCGACGACGGCGCCCCGGTGAACCTGATGGCGTCTTCGGCTGAGAGAATCGGATGCTCGGCGAGCCCCTCGAGAATCTTCGTCAGGGCGCTCCCGACACGAGGGTTTGCGGCCGCTTGCCATTCGCTGGGAAGCACGGCGAGTCTGCCGGCAGACACCCGGGACTCGCGGGCGGAGACCGTCATCGCCGCGGCGAGGCTGCGTACGAATGGATCGATGGTGCCCGTGCGGTAGTCGTTGACGAGGTCGAAATACTGCTGGCGGTTGGCGACCATTGCAGAAGCGATCGGGATGACGGTGTTCTCCGTGAGACCTCGTCGACGAAACACGGCGTTGATGAGCGCGCGCCCGATTCGACCATTGCCGTCGGTGAAGGGGTGAATCGACTCGAACTGGGCGTGCACGATTGCCGCCTGGGCGACCGCAGGAACATCGTCGCGATTGGCGAACGCGATCAGATCGGTCATGTATTCGCTGACCGTCTCGGGAGGCGGCGGCACGTGGATCGCCCCACGGGGGGAATGGTCGGAGCCCATGATCCAGTTCTGCACCGTTCGGAGCGTGCCGGCATACGGTGCGTCCGTCGGGTCTTCGGCCATGAGGATCTTGTGTGCGGCGAGGATGTCATCCAGCTCGATACGTCGCTTTGACCCGGCCGAATGGATCATCTCGCTGAGCGCAGTGGTGGCCGCCACCATCGACGTCGCGGATTCATTTGCTTTGATTCCAGCGACAGCCCGGGCGTAGTCGTCGATGCTTGCTTCGATCTGTTCGATCTTCGACGACGAAATTGACTCCGTTCGGAGGAGGAGACTGCCGAGCGCGCCGATCGGCCCGAGAGTTTCGCGGTCGAGGGTGGTGATGTCACGAACCGCGTCTTCGGTCTCTCGCACCAGACTGCTCGGAGTCACGTAGCTCCGCTCGGCTATGAGGGGCGGCAGCGAGACAGTGATCTCCCGCAGCATCCGGTCTTCTCTGGTGCCGCGCCTCGACTGGGACTGCCAGGGAACGACGCGCGACGTGTGCGCAGGCCAGGTCATCGCTCGCTCCATTCCTCGGAATAAGCTTAGCGCTATTCCGAGTTAAGGGCATAAGTCGGAATAGCATCGCCGTTATTCCGAGTTAATGGGCTAACTCGGAATAGCGAAGCCACTATTCCTGCCAGTTCAGACATTGAGGCCGATAATGACTTCAACTCAGCGCCAGCGCAGTGTCTGGCGAACAGCCCTACGCGCCGACGAGCCGCTCCGCAAGGTACCCCTGCAGCTCCGCGATCGGCACGCGCTCCTGCTTCATCGAGTCGCGGTCGCGCACGGTCACCGCGTTGTCTTCGAGCGAGTCGAAGTCCACCGTGACACAATACGGCGTGCCGATCTCGTCTTGCCGGCGGTACCGGCGCCCGATCGCCTGCGTGTCGTCGTAGTCGACATCCCACGACAGAGACAGGTCGTCGGCGATCTTCTGGGCCAGCGGAATCAGCGTGTCGTTCCGCGAGAGCGGCAGCACGGCAACCTTCACCGGCGCCAGGCGCGGGTCGAGGTGCAGCACCGTGCGCTTGTCGGTGCCGCCCTTGGCGTTCGGCACCTGCTCTTCGTCGTACGAGTCGAGCAAGAACGCCATCAGCGCACGGGTCAGGCCGAACGACGGCTCAATCACATACGGAATGAACCGCTCGTTGTTGGCCTGGTCGAAGTAGCTGAGGTCTTTGCCCGAGGCGTCGGTGTGCGTCTTCAGGTCGAAGTCGGTGCGGTTCGCCACGCCCATCAGCTCACCCCACTCGCTACCCGTGAAGTTGAACTTGTACTCGATGTCGACTGTGCGCTTCGAGTAGTGCGACAGCTTGTCTTTCGGGTGCTCGAACCAGCGGATGTTCTCTGGCGTCATACCGAGTTCGATGAACCAGTCCCAGACAGCATCCATCCATTTCTGGTGCCACTCTTCGTCGGTGCCGGGCTTGACGAAGAACTCGATCTCCATCTGCTCGAACTCGCGCGTGCGAAAGATGAAGTTTCCGGGAGTGATCTCGTTGCGAAACGCCTTGCCGATCTGGCCGATGCCGAACGGCGGCTTCTTGCGGCTCGTCTGCAGCACGTTCGCGAAGTTCGTGAAGATGCCCTGGGCGGTCTCGGGGCGCAGGTAGTGCAGGCCCGTCTCGTCGTCCACGACGCCGAGGTAGGTCTTCAGCATTCCCGAGAACTGGCGAATCGGCGACCACTGGCCGACCTTGGTCGGATGCTCGGGGTCAGCAATGTCGTCGAGCCCGTTCGCCGGAGGAAACCCGTGCTCAGCCTCATAGGCCTCGAACAAGTGGTCGGCGCGGTACCGCTTGTGCGTGATCAGCGACTCGGTCAGAGGGTCGGAGAACACCTTGACGTGCCCCGAAGCCTCCCACACGGCCGACGGCAGAATGACCGCCGAGTCGAGCCCCACCATGTCGCGGCGCTGGCGAATGAAGCTGTTCCACCACTGCTTCTTGATGTTCTCCTTGAGCGCCACTCCCAGGGGCCCGTAGTCCCACGCCGAGCGCGTGCCGCCGTAGATGTCTCCCGAAGGGAAGACGAAACCGCGGTGCTGCGCGAGCGTGATGACTGCATCGAGTCGGGACTGGTCGGCCATGGTGCTCCTTCATCGCCGAGGTGGATGGGTTCGATCCCGGCCCCGTAATCTTACAGAAGCCCGGCGGCTGGCCCCAGTCAGGCTGCACTGGGTGCTCACGAGGGAGGTCATCGCAGCTCTGTCGCTGGGCGGTGTCTGCAACGGTAATGATGATGCCGGCGTTTTGAATTCGTAGGTCACCGCGGCTGGCCAGCGATCGGCGAAGGTGATGGCGAACGCGTTCGGCGCAGGCTTCCAGCACATCGGCCATCGGTCTCATCCTGCGGCTGTCGGTTTGGGGTCTGGTGACAATGCACAAGCATTTCAGCGCTGCTTGCCCCGTGCGGAAGTGACCGCGCACGCGAAGGGCGCTTCGGAATCTGGCGTTCAGCGCATCAATCGCGTCTGTAACGCAGATCATTCTTCGTTTCTCGGTGTCGTAGTCGAGGAACGGTGTCAACTTTTGCCATGCGTTCTCCCAGATCCGCACGACGCTTACGAGGCCGCAGACTGCACAACTTGAAAGCGCTCCACCTCATTCTCGCTCGCGCTCAGTTTGATCGGCCGGATTAGGCATCTTCTCGCCGTCGGGATTGAAAAGCAGTCCAGCGAATTGCTTGAAAGCCTTCTGTGGATCGGTGAATTTGTTTGGAGTGCTGAACGCTCCAAGGTTTTGGTATTTCTTCGGCAACTCGGGAACCAACTCTTGATCAACTAGACGACGGTAATACTTCCGACCTCGACCGTCAACGAACTCCACGTAGAAGTCGGCATCATCCTGCTGCGTTGCGTAATCCCAGGTGATGTTGAACTGCTCGTTGGGGAGAACGCGCGGTAGTTGATCGTCAAACTTGGCTACGCCGCCCTCAGGATCGTTCCGTGCGGCAAAGGTGACACGCGACACCCCGTGCTTGTCCGCAGGTGCATACAGAATGCCCTGCTGAACGGGCAGTGAACCACCGTTGAAGATGTCGACACGCATAGTGTGCTTCGACCAGCCACCCTCGTTTTCAACGCCACCTCTTGAGAGCGAGGTTGAAAATAGGTTTGCTAGCTCAAGGCGTTCTTGCACACGCTGGGAGCGAGTCTTCTGCTGGTCGATCCAAATGATTGCGATCGTTCCGAGAAACGCGAGAAGACCGGCGATTGCGCCAGCCCACTCTCCGGCGCTGCCCCAGCTCCAAGAGTCATACCCGAATAGTTGAGCTATCGAATCCCAGAATCCCCGCACGCTGGGAGCCTATCGCTTGCCGGGAATTAGCGACGCACCGAATTGATACACCTGCCTGGAGGGCTATTCGATCCGACACAAAGGTCCAGGCTTAGATGTTTTGATACGTTCGCCTCACTGCGCGTAGCCGACAGCTGAGTAAAATACGGTCGCGCTAAGAAATTGTCAGGGCCGCCGAGATTATGGCCAGTATCGCTGGCGTCTTGGTTTGAGTTTGAGATTCCGCTATTTGGTTATCCTTTGTCGGGCGACGCTGAGTGCGCCTGAGCGAGGTCATGCCAGCCCTGATTTTCGGTGGTACGGTATGTCTCTCCACGCTGACGTCTTTGAGCGACCGTTAGACGGTTGTGTCTCGAGAACCCCGACAAACGGGCTGGAGACGCTAATGACTGTGAGGCGTCTTTCTAAGACCGCGGGCATTCGGTTGATTCTGGGCTCTTGAATGACCCATTATCGAAGACCTGGTTGTCTAACTAACCTCTAGCTTTATGTGACGCAGGGCTGGCTGTGGCGGACTGTCGCGAGGCGCCGCCGCCGGGTGCCGATGCCGCCGGTAGGGAGCGCAAACTACATTCCGGACTGGGCCAGGCGTCGACTTCGCGGCGTCGACGGACGCGCCGAGCTGCTGCAGCATGCCGGATGTGAATCCCGTGCCTGGGTCGGCGACGTAGTCCATAGCGGCGATGGTGCCGCTAACCAAAATCAGGGAGACGCCGAGGGCGCAGACGAGGAGTCGGGTGACGATGCTGAGGTAGGTGCTTACAGCATCCAGTGTCGACCAGAGTACGAAGCTGAGGGCGACGAGTACGCCGCCGTCGGCGAGCATCGGGAGGGTTCCGAACTCGACGACCAACCGGGGAATCCAGCGTGTGGAGACGAACTCGGTGACTGTGAGGAGCAGGAAGGCACGCCCGCCGAGCAGTGGGTGCGTTTGTTGCGGTTGGTGACTATCTGCCTACTAGATTGGTCTTCAACACTCTGGGGGGCACCATGGCACAGCGAACCGATATACCTGTGAGCGAATTGCTCCTGGATCGGCAGAATGCCCGTCTGGGCGATGAGGTGGAAACGCAGCAGGCCACCATACATGCGTTAGCTACTCATCAGGGCCGGCGGCTCGTAAAGCTAGCTGAGAGCATCGTATCGAAGGGCCTCGACCCGGCTCAGCTGTTTAGCGTCATGCGTACCACCGATAAGAAGCCACGCTACGTCGTGTTGGAAGGCAACCGCCGGACGCTCGCTCTAAAGGCGCTCGAGACGCCCACCATTGTCCAAGCCGCTCTAACGCCCACGGATTTCAAAAAACTCTCATCGCTGTCAGACAAGTACCAGAAGAACCCCATCGAGGTGGTCCACTGCGTGCTCTACGAACCCGCCGAGGCTCCGAAAGCTAACGAGTTCGTGATGAGCCGTCATGGTGGCGCGCAGGACGGCGTGGGTCTCGTCGAGTGGGGCGCAGAAGAGAAGGATCGTTACCGCGCCCGACACGGCGGGAACGCGGTGCGCGCGTATTCCGGACAGGTGATTGATTTTCTAGCGGAGGTGGACGGGCCGTCCGAGTCGACTGCGAAGATCGCCACAAACGTTCAGCGCCTGATGGGTTCGACCGCGGTCCGTGAGCTACTGGGCCTGACTGTCGTAAACAAGCAGCTGGTATCGAGTTATCCCAAGGACGAGATCGCGAAGGCTTTGCGCAAGATCGCCGGCGATCTTCGAAGCAAGACCATCACAGTGCCGAATATCTACGACGACGAGCTGCGTAAGGACTATCTCGCCACCTTCACAAAGGACGAGATGCCCGATCCGGGGACGAAGCTTTTGGCGCCGGTTAACCTCATTGATTTGCCAAAGGGCGATGCGGTTCCTGTATCAACGCCTGCGCCCACTCCGAAAAAGCCGAAGATCAAACCCAAGCCGCAGCGGGTGACAGTAGCCGCGAGCGATGCCAAAATCAATCCGAGCGCTCCCCGCACGAATGACGTGTATCAAGAGCTTGTCACGCTGAATGCCGATAAGCATCCCAACGCCTCATCCGTACTCTTCCGCGTTTTTGTAGAACTCTCGATAGATGACTACCTGGCACGCCACAACCTGATGAGCGAGGAGACCAAATCAAACACCCCGCTGGCCAAGCGGCTCAAAGACGTGAATGACCACCTGTACCAAGCCAAAGTAATCCCGAAAGGACTACACTCGGTCGTTCAGCTGATTGGGAACAACAAGCACGGCTTGGCTGCGAGCATGGTGACGTTCAATCAGTACGTGCACAATTCGTATGCCTTCCCGAAGCCGAGCGAACTCCGCACGTCCTGGGAC includes the following:
- a CDS encoding molybdopterin-dependent oxidoreductase, with amino-acid sequence MKFVVNGSEIEAAPRAGQVLRTLLRENEHFEVKKGCDTGDCGACSVLVDGTPVHSCVYPAHRIEGHEVTTAAGLGTLEHLSPVQQKFVDAAGFQCGFCTAGMVVTATAIAAEADKADADERLTDPAELPRLLKNNLCRCTGYRSIHDAFHGVTNVTEKSTENHTQAPTPRLGEIRRLRPLSGKEMPGEGAASTEDATPGAPAALGQPATLDDFAQHAENPAPSPSVGTSERAPAGARIVTGQERYTLDVAVPGLLHLVVLRSPHAHARIVSIDTAAAENLPGVVAVLTHHDAPEKYFSTARHENRTDDPDDTRVLDSVVRFMGQRVAVVVAESVGIAEEACRLLDVVYEVLPANFNPALATTPGTPLLHADKDAEEARIADPSANLVAAMHGEYGDVAQGLAEADVTVSGTWQTQRISAAALETHASIGWVDDDGRLVLRSSSQVPFLVQKELSRLFDLELDAIRVFTARVGGGFGSKQEIQTEDLVALAVLKTGRPVQYEMTRTDELTVVPCRHPMAVSVTLGASSTGRLTAFAVKVLSDTGAYGNHGPGVMYHSCSESISLYNSPNKRVDAEAVYTNNMPSGAFRGYGLGQVIFAVESAMDDLAIRLGMNPFELRRLNAVGPNDPLVITHVEGDDLSFGGSYGLDQCLDLAERALTTGNGVEAPTGAEWRIGEGMAASMIATIPPRGHFAEASITLSPLGEYTLNVGTSEFGNGTTTVHAQLAATALNTTADRITVRQSDTDLVPYDTGAFGSAGTVVAGKASLAAAAALAGRLCEVAESLTGVAAGEWMLDSHGLTTGTRSLSLAELATATATLPGAEATPETVAQPSTVVFNDAPEGEPFEGAVAVVESTPTGITATGSHAGDHRSICFNVQAFRVAVNTLTGDIRILQSIQAADAGFVINPEQCRGQIEGGVAQGIGTSMYEELKIGPDGTVKTRVFRNYHLPQMADLPPTEVYFTSTADDLGPYGAKSMSEAPFNPVAPALANAVRNAVGIRPYELPLSRDRVWRMLQG
- a CDS encoding xanthine dehydrogenase family protein subunit M, yielding MDLNTVTEVSLARSRADLSALGPTVVPLAGGSALYGEPQDHLTGLVDLMTLGWPSLTVVDDGLEIAATCTVAELSTFPSQPGWNAHPAFYQCCTAFLAGFKVWNVATVGGNLCAALPAGPMTSLAAALDGEALVWLADGTEQRMPVTDFITGNKTTALNPGDVLRSITLPIHSLEARVAFRKIALSPIGRSGLVILGRVDKDDSFVLTVTGGTVRPIQLRYASLPSAETLKADVLAITEWFSDAHGAADWRRGVAAVLAEEIREELS
- a CDS encoding XdhC family protein; the protein is MLELAESLLARITAGQRVAVATVTRIDGSAPRSLGTAMAVDESGSVIGSISGGCVEGAVYEACQEVLLTGEPRIEEFGYSDDDAFAVGLACGGHIEVLVQVIDSASPAPLLAELAAAAEGQPSGLALVVSGDSPADGAVADSAPGDSAPADSAPGDSAPADSDRGGSALGDSARGYSALGAILGGGSPSSLGGRLSPTTARRLLAELASRISTGRTGRVTVDCDEGPLDVLFTVRATPPRMIIFGAVDFSSALSAAAALLGYRVTICDARPVFATAARFPAASEVIVEWPSDYLARTEVDARTVVCVLTHDDKFDVPLLEVALRLPIAYVGAMGSRKTHERRLAALRQSLSATELAALHSPIGLDLGASSPEETAVSILAEVLAAKNGASGRRLAQTDGPIHRYSGADQAVHAVTGI
- a CDS encoding Fic family protein — encoded protein: MTWPAHTSRVVPWQSQSRRGTREDRMLREITVSLPPLIAERSYVTPSSLVRETEDAVRDITTLDRETLGPIGALGSLLLRTESISSSKIEQIEASIDDYARAVAGIKANESATSMVAATTALSEMIHSAGSKRRIELDDILAAHKILMAEDPTDAPYAGTLRTVQNWIMGSDHSPRGAIHVPPPPETVSEYMTDLIAFANRDDVPAVAQAAIVHAQFESIHPFTDGNGRIGRALINAVFRRRGLTENTVIPIASAMVANRQQYFDLVNDYRTGTIDPFVRSLAAAMTVSARESRVSAGRLAVLPSEWQAAANPRVGSALTKILEGLAEHPILSAEDAIRFTGAPSSSIYAAMERLEAAGIIHQVTNRQRDKVWGATQVLDELDELTKRIAVEMNRAG
- a CDS encoding glycine--tRNA ligase; protein product: MADQSRLDAVITLAQHRGFVFPSGDIYGGTRSAWDYGPLGVALKENIKKQWWNSFIRQRRDMVGLDSAVILPSAVWEASGHVKVFSDPLTESLITHKRYRADHLFEAYEAEHGFPPANGLDDIADPEHPTKVGQWSPIRQFSGMLKTYLGVVDDETGLHYLRPETAQGIFTNFANVLQTSRKKPPFGIGQIGKAFRNEITPGNFIFRTREFEQMEIEFFVKPGTDEEWHQKWMDAVWDWFIELGMTPENIRWFEHPKDKLSHYSKRTVDIEYKFNFTGSEWGELMGVANRTDFDLKTHTDASGKDLSYFDQANNERFIPYVIEPSFGLTRALMAFLLDSYDEEQVPNAKGGTDKRTVLHLDPRLAPVKVAVLPLSRNDTLIPLAQKIADDLSLSWDVDYDDTQAIGRRYRRQDEIGTPYCVTVDFDSLEDNAVTVRDRDSMKQERVPIAELQGYLAERLVGA